In Hyperolius riggenbachi isolate aHypRig1 chromosome 1, aHypRig1.pri, whole genome shotgun sequence, the genomic window AGTTTGATGCATGAAAGTGTTTTGGCATTCTTTTGTCTTTGCTTTGCATATTAATCGGTTTAtcagttttaatttttttaagcaatactgaacccctccctcccctgccccccccccccccaagaaaaatacacaccacacacttagactgcacccccccccccccccataatcgaCCGTCAGAtgtgcccctgtgcctccagtattggcagcaccctccccagcatagacagatgtgccccccagtatttgcagcaccctccccagcatagacagTTAAATGTGCCTGTCCCCAAGTACTTCCGAAGAGGatctgtgctgtgcatgtgcgaTGATACTGAGGCATGTAGAAACCCTGTCCACAAAGCTTATGTTGGATAcatacggtgcgttcccgcactcgatggccCATCGATtcgcgtcgactcgattatttccgacatgtccgattcgcgtttcgatggatcgttaggttgatttacatgtaaagtatgccaaatcgacctaacaatcctcGAAATGTGCTCGGAAATAATTGAGTCGACGCGAATTGacgggcgcatcgagtgcgggaacgcaccgtgtgtatccagcattactggTAGCTCACTCTACAGGTTCAGAACCACATTTGCATAACAAGAATCTTGGTTTCAGaatccattttctttttttttggccaaaaagtgacatttgcttaaagagactccgtaacaaaaattgcatcctgttttttatcatcctacaagttccaaaagctattctaatgtgttctggcttactgcagcactttgtactatcacagtctctgtaataaatcaatgtatctttcccttgtcagacttgtcagcctgtgtctggaaggctgccaagttcttcagtgttgtggttctgctatgcactcccccctcaggggggaaagaaacacacaaatgatctcttgagattcaaaaggaaggctgtatacagcctgcttgtgtatggatgtattttctatgtgtggacatactgtacatcaacctacttcctgttttggtggccattttgtttgtttataaacaaactttttaaaactgtttttaaccacttttaatgcggcggggagcggcgaaattgtgacagagggtaataggagatgtcccctaacgcactggtatgtttacttttgtgcgattttaacaatacagattctctttgaggTATCTAAATAGTGTATTTAGATCTGAGCCTGAAATTGGACACTAAATCGCATCTACAGTTTCCTTATGAAAACAACAATCGTCAGATTGCctctatataatatacagtacagtatgttGAGTATTttaacaaacggtaacagaaataTATCGGCAATTACTTTGTTTTCTAAGATTTCTCCTTTTGAACCACTGTATGCTTtacagcagaggtgcccacactttattGGCTtctgagctacttttaaaaattagcaagtcaaagtgatctacctatgtacaattttaggagcacacttgtatatacataatggaaaatgtagtggggtcaggATTTACCATGAAGGcctttgcgatctaccggtagatcgcgatctacctaatgggcacccctgctttacaGTAAGTCAATGGGAAAGCTGCTCTGCATGGCTCACCTGTGAGATTGAAAAGCTTTTACTCCAACCTTTGTGTACAGATGTGAGGATGTCTCCACCCTATGGAAAGATTGTGTCACTGCAGTAAACTTGCTAAGTTATttggtcagggctgtggagtcggagtcgtggacgtggagtcgggcaattttgggtgcctggagtcggagtcgggaaaaaatgctccgactcctaatgaatttgtaactgtaattaaaatagaaaatatgataaaatgttctatttctcagataatagtcattaaaaataatgtatatatatacagtatatatacagtaaaagctgtgctttgtccacaaaaatgaaataaaccaatcaaaattagttacttgtgctgcttcaataaagcagtccccgtatttttaaggtcagatatacatatctgattgtgactgtatatatgatgtgtacacaggaatctcttatatatactaaataacatctatgctgtaagaataaagcctgatgtgtagccatgtcactaatagagatggtcaacgagatggaaataattccgcattgatgctgatttaggcaaatgtacgcactccctttgctgatgaaatcaaataatttgatatgttattaaaatttggtttggtgactacaaattaaagggtagctgagacggatgaaaagtaaagttttatacatacctggggcttcctccagcccccttcaggctaatcagtccctcgctgtcctccaccacccgaatcttctgctatgagtcctggtaattcagccagtcagcgcagtccggccgcatgccgctcccacagccaggaacattctgcacctgcgcaatagtgctgcacaggtgtagtatgctcctggcggcggagtgtgtgcatgcgcactacgcctaactggctcaagtacctggactcagcagaagatccaggtggtggaggagtacaacgagggactgattatcctgaaggcggctggaggaagccccaggtatgtataaaactttaatttcatctgtctcaggtttactttgttacacagtagtactatactctacatatgcactccccacagagctgcagggaatccactgagaatgctgtgcacattgaacacagaggtgttgtctgtttacaatctcctcattcccctgcagagtacctgcacatcattcttacatgtacccacacttacattgcctagggcctgatagatgttctttgttccggtttgtactttttacaagtactcttaccaaggactagttttagtctaaagggaataaatatggcagtctacatatccttctcacttcagttgtcttgtaaaattcctaagcgttggcagttaagagacgaatttcatgttacatacttttaatcaacaaaattgtaatatgcaaattagaggagtcggagtcggtggaatcctaaactgaggagtcggagtcggtggatttttggaccgactccacagccctgtatttgGTTGCGaattgttcaataaatgttactcTGTGCACTGTGCAGACTTATGAATCATTGGCCCTGATTTAACAAACTGTGTAAGATTGCCATATGCAgggagcacatggcaatttttcTGGTACTAACACAAGGGGGGACCGCCTGTTTACCTAATAGCACCACACGTTAACAGGATAATGCGTTCATTGTAATAACATGCGTTACCATATTAGCACCGCACCTTACTGTATTAATGAGCGTGTTTCTGAGTTcctgttctgtgcctgtgcacagGAATCTTACTGCAACTGGATGAATCAGGACAAGCAGGAAGCCATATACTATTGCTATAGTTTCCAGAAATTCTTATAGAAGCTGAAGACTGAGGTTAAAAGATGATACTCACCTGTGTAATAACTTGTATACTGATATGTGTTATATAGATTTTAGCACTACAATGGAGGAACAGTTTAGTACACAGGTGGCTGAGATATTTGCTAATCACCTTTTATATTTAGTTTTATTTGGAGTTAGAAaagacaaaaaatgtttttttgtttgtttttcacctATAGGCTAAGACAACACAGTGTACACATGTTGTGGTTCTGGGACTTGATGGATCTGGAAAAACAAGTGTCCTGAATTCCATGACAGCCAGTAAGGGAAAGTTTGTCACAACACCGACAGGAGGTGTCAACGCCATGTGTGTTAGCAATGGAAATTCTAAAATGGAGTTTTTGGAAAGTAAGTTTGActtcttttttttattcagtTTCCTGTTAATTCATGCAGTCAAGTCACAATTCGGGTACTTCCAGACATCAGAACTAGGAAAGAGGTGGCATTTGGCCTCTCCAAGGGTACATTTTGGAGGCCTTGCTAAAGTCCATCCAAGCTGGGTTTTCTCCAGGTGACCATTACGGTTTTCTCCAGAATAAAGCCTTGTATACATGTTCAAGGCATGTCACTTGGCAGGAATCAGGACCAGATCccttgggtggcattgcagggctgaggctgtacataCATTTTGCTAGCTTTGTTGGGGTTGGAAGGCCAACAGAGCGGCGTGGTTGTGATGTCATGCAGGGTAAGCTGAGAGGCTGGCTGAGGGAggtcagaagggggggggggggtagtcaggGGCTGCTTtgtacacaggctttagaagaaaaaaatgacatttaattACAAGGTATTTAAATTCAGTTTGAGGACATGAGAGGCTGCATATACCATTTTTTTTGTCactggagttacactttaaaggacaacactGCAAAGTGTAGATTATTTCTTTACTGTGTAGTATCACTGCTGTTATTAGTATGGAAATCCCAGAGTTCATCTCCTAGCTTCAGTTTATACTGGCTAAAGTTCCATGTTCACATGGTTACATTAGCTTATCAGTTAGGTTGATAACTAGGTTAAAACTAGTTGTCCATGAGTCAATAGTGGTCCAGTTCTGCAAATGACTGCTTCCAGGTTCTTCTCTGATACCGGTACtacacaattttgattagcccagTTACTTAATTTCAGCAGACATGTATTTGAAAATAGTCCCAAATCAGTCAGAAGTTTATCAGTTGGGCTGGCAGGGGTTATTAAATTGGTTCAGCTTATTTAAGCACATCGATCAGCAGACATCAAATAGATGCCAATGTGAGCTATCTGTATTCCTGCGCCCAAGTGGTGAGTTGGGCACCCGATGCAGACAGTAGTAGCCTGCTGCTATGTAGTGTTCAGTTACACTTGCTGATCGGCCATTTGTAGATAATTGGCTAGTGGTTACAACAGCCAATCGGCTAATAGTTGTGGTCGTCTGGGCGTTGGGGGTTTAGTGTTAAGCAGTGgaagggaggttaatgttaggcactaggagggggtgtTCGTGTTAAGTATTTTCAGGGAAGATTAGTGTTAAGCAGTAgcagggggatggttagtgtgTGAATAAGGTGCCAAGTAAGTCAGTGAAAATATGTGCAACATATTAgtgtactgatattttactacaatcgGCAGCATCTGGTGCCCTACTCACCTGGTAGGAATGCTACCCACTGCAATATGTAATCTTAGTGTCAATCTTGGTGTCAATTTTGATCAAACTTGGTGGCAATATCACACCATGCTTGGCCACCTCAGTAAGTCAACAGAATATTACTGGACTTGCTTACTTGAGACAGGACTACAGGTACACTGTTTTCAGTACTACATACGGTAGCACTCTTCAAATCTTGAAGGAAACATTGAAGCGCAGCAGAATTTTCAGAAAGCTCATGGCAACCCAGAACCATATAGAAagtatgaggcttaaagagaccaaaaagccgtcttgctaaaaaaaaaaaactatgcaaaCTAAATACTGTttatatttgccttcttaaaacagatggtATTTGCAGTAAAGCAGATTTAaagtttacctttaaaaaaaaaaaaaaaaaaaaggctccccTAGGGCGTACTTACCTCGGCAAGGGAGAATCCTCTGTATCCTGAAGAGGCTTCCCCCGGCGTTCTCCCTCCTCTCAATTCTGCGATGAGACCCCCAAAAAGCAGCCTCTTTACGCATGTGCGCTGGCATCATCCAGCTCGGGCTCCGATGGAAATAACGAGCCacaggtctgtgctactgcataGGCACAGAAAGCTTGTGATTGCGCAGTGGTGCGGATACGATCCAGATGGCTTTTTCTAAACAGGATGGAGCTACTGCGCCCATGCGAGCTGCCGAAATGCGTCGACAAGCTCtggaacagaggaggacaggggaagcctatttcggatccagaggcttccccctgccgAGGTGAGTACACCATAGTAGATACactttaaccacctgggcggtatggacgagctcagctcgtccatcaccgccggaggctgccgctcaggccctgctgggccaatttgcgccaaataaagagcagcacacgcagccggcactttgccagccgcgtgtgctgcccgatcgccgccgctctgcggcgattcgccgcgagcagcggcgaaagagggtccccccagccgcctgagccctgcgcagccggaacaaaaagttccggccagcgctaagggctggatcggaggcgtctgacgtcaggacgtcggctgacgtccatgacgtcactccgctcgtcgctatggcgacggtgtaagcaaaacaaggaaggccgctcattgcggccttccttgtttattctgggcgccggaggcgatcggaagaacgcctccggagcgccctctagtgggctttcatgcagccaactttcagttggctgcatgaaatagtttttttttaatttaaaaaaaaccctcccgcagcctccctggcgatcttatcagaacgccagggtggttaagtgagCAAGAGAAATCGTCCTTAATGCTTCACTtcagaatatgcaaatcatctctttatgcccctaaaagCTAGgcatacatccagaaccgctggtacaGTTAGATCCATAAAtgtttggacagagacaactttttttttttttttttttttttctaattttggttctgtacattaccacaatgaattttacaTGAAActactcagatgcagttgaagtgcagacttctTGCCTCTCCTGTGCCTACCACTAACATCCCCCGttcctctgcctaaccctaacctacccatCTCTACGGATTCTGTCATGTCCAAGAAAGTGGCCGGCCAATATTAGACTTTGGCCGGTGATGTTGCAACTAAATTGGCTATTTTGAGAAATGCCTGTCCAGTTTCCACTTTTGCCAACTTCTGGCTTTGGCCGTACCAAATACTGTACATTTTACTGAGCCACACCAATACATCATGCATACATTCTGTTTCAGAGTTTCTGCTCCTCACAGCGCATTACATagcttgatatggctctatgttaAAGGGCTTAGACCAGTAATGGTGTTGCTCTATAAAATGTATATGTCTGTACTAGCCTAGTGGttatgggtcaccatgagctatctgggtattccatagtaccttctgttttaaaggacaactgtttgtgagaagaatgtggaggctgacatttatttcctaaataataccagttgccttacagccctgttggtctgtttggctgcagtagtgtctgaatcccaccagaaataagcatgcagttaatcttgtcagatttgacaataatgtcagaaacatctgatctgcatatgcttgttcagggtatatggcttatGTATTAGCtggaaaggatcagcaggactgccaggtaactagtattggttaaaaggaaataaatatggcagcctccatatccctattacttcagttgtcctttaagaaggcaaatatttTGATTGAAAAGCAAGTGATCCAAACAGCCATATATTGGTTTATATACAGTCTGTTTCCTTCCCAACAGTGCCAGCTAGTGGCCATAGGGATAAGTGGCTCTGGATGTAAACCAGTTTCAGCTTGTCAGATCACACACATCTGGTTCCCATGGCCCCTGTTAAGATAAGGAACTGTATATAAGTGACATTTGATCTAATACTGAGgaaaagcttaaagtgtaccagagctgaaaaaccagaagatttgatactcacccgcatcttcctcctgcagcataaacccatctgagtcccacgccatcctcctgcgatcagccccggtaataggctcagtcgggaccagtctgggtcttctgggcatgcatggacctcccgcgcatgcgcagtagacacgactgagcctattaccagggctgatcgcgggAGGACCGCGTGGGACTTAGACGGGTTTATGCTGCAGAAGGAAGctgcgggtgagtatcaaatcttctggtttttacagctctggtttactttaaagcaccATTTACATGTGAAGAGAAGTACTTCTGAGTGGTTGCATAATACACTCATGGGGTGtttacattttttgttgttgttaaggAAAAAGTGAAATTTGTCATGACTAATTAATTTATCCATTTCACCAACAGTTGGAGGAAGTGAAAACCTGCGCCCATATTGGAAAATGTATCTTTCCAGAGCATTTGCTGTCATTTTTGTGGTGGACTCTGCAGATCACAGTCGCCTTCCACTTGCAAAAAGGCACCTTCATCAGCTGATTCAGCAAGACACCGTTCTTCCACTTATAGTCCTTGCTAATAAACAGGTACTGTCTAATTATCCTCCTAGATTACCttttcactgctaaggtcatactCCTACTTTGCTCATCAAAGAATGTTTCACTTGCCCCACATAAACACAAACCTGTACACACCTAACTTGAATGTTTTGGGTATGTATGGACAAGTCCCACTCTTGTCAGTGACATTTTATTTGTGAGGCACAGTGAACTGAGCCAAAAGAAAGCAACATCTAAGACTTGTTCAGTGTAAATTGAACGTGAGGTAAAATACTtttcaaaatatgtatttttgggGGAGTATTCACTGAGCTTTTCACACAGGTAGTAACAGTTTGGTTAAATTTGAAAAAAACTTAATGATAATTTACAAAAATGTTTACCTCATGCTGTATTTCATTcagtaatttaaagggaaccttaactgaacggggggtaaagagttttacttacctggggctattaccagccttctgcaacagtcctgtgccctcggcgccgctctggtatcctctggtccccagctgtcacttagtttcgttttagacgactcaccagtcgccggccggcatgcgtattattggacgcattcaccaatgcaattagcgctattgcggaccgcaacgcgtacaaaaatacgcgttgccgcatatctacgcatgcggaatgcggcaacgcgtatttttgtacgcgttgcggtccgtaatagcgctaattgcattggtgaatgcgtccaataatacgcatggtggccggcgactggtgagttgtcaaaaacgaaactaagtgacagctggggaccagaggattccagagcggcgccgagcgcacaggactgctgcagggggctggtaatagccccaggtaagtaaaactctttaccccccgttcagttaaggttcccttaaaggaaTCGTGCTGTATTAGATTATTGCAGTGCTTGGAAGATGGCTGTCAGATGTGCAATCAATAGCATTTTTATCATAAAATTATTATAACATTTGTATCAGCTCAAAACCATTAGCATCTTATTAACCATTTTTAATTGCTACACAATAATATTGTGGATTTATGCTTTACAACGTGACATTAGGAAAATATGTTTTCATTAAAGGTGTCCACGCACTGGCAGATAGCCAGCATATTCAACCATCagactgatccccctctgattgaatctgatcggagaggtaTCTATTGCTGCCAGTGTAGTGCAcacatatttccaatagatttcagcatgaaatctgtgcAGCCACTTCCTCCTGCCAGGCTCCCCTATATAATGTGTATCCCAATCCCATCAGCCACAGCCGCACCCTCCTCCCCCACGGTGAGTGTTGAAGTGGGGCTTAAGCTCACCTGTGAGCTGCCATGCTCCTGTGACCTCTCTCCATCGCTGCTGGGATGCCTGTACACCTGCATGACCTTGTACATGTCGTCACATCACGGGGTGCAGGTGCTCAGTAGCAATGGATAGTACATGGGACTCAGGAGGAGCGCGCCAGCAGACAGGTTagcttaaagtgaatctccatcTATAAAATAAAAATTCTTTAGCGCTGCTGTAAGAAAAAGTTGTATTTACTTGCGGAGTCTTGTCCCACAAAGCCGTCCCGAAGACCCCACATCACTCCACTTCTGGCGCCTGGccacgcctcccctctctcctctgagAAAAGCTGGTGCCCAGGAGGTGGTGGGCcctggggttcatggtggaatctggggtcccctttaacaaggaGTCCTGCAGATGCCTGCCCCCAAGTGAAATGGGTAAAGGGCTACTGAAGTACCCCATACACATTTCCACAAACACTTGAGTgaaattaaccagctgagcggtctggacgagctcagctcgtccaacaccgccagcggctgccgctcaggccctgctgggccgatttgaatgaaataaaaagcagcacacgcagccggcactttgccagccgcgtgtgctgcctgatcgccgccgctctgcggcgattcgccgcgagcagcggcgaaagagggtccccccagccgcctgagcccagcgtagccggaacaaaaagttccggccagcgctaagggctggatcggaggcggctgacgtcaggacgtcggctgacgtcgatgacgtcactccgctcgtcgctatggcgacgatataagcaaaacaaggaaggccgctcattgcggccttccttgtttattctgggcgccggagcgccctctagtgggctttcatgcagccaactttcagttggctgcatgaaatagttttttttttatttaaaaaaaaccctcccgcagccaccctggcgatttaatcagaacgccagggtggttaaaacacaATGACAAAAAAGGTCCTTTATTGTActgaattaaccattaatacttagctTTGGATAATCCAGTGCTTCAGGCtcagcattctggctatcccagcctgcatgggtgacaaggggttaaagaggcttgggaggggggaccactcGCTGTCCGTTTTCAAGAAATGTACACAATGTACATACAGAACtcagaatgcagtacagtgtactgcagcaaagtgtcattttacccaGTTTAAGCACTTTAGGATCCCTTGCATATCTACACGCCTGCATACTTCACGTGCAgatcaggggggtagatatgcGTAGTGTTCGTTCGATTCACCGTCGCAGCCCCTGCCATCTGTGATCGAGATATGAGAATATTctattctcaatcccgatcaccgttccTGTGTCTTCCGAGAACTTGATAGTAAGGCAAGCGCTCTGACAAGACACTtccgtgttctattaatagaaacacggtctcagtgacacaatcttgtggtcaaaaagtaaaaatacacctaattataccactatactgttttacataaaacatttattattaattttattttatttttaaccccttccaaccctgccccacagttacagaaataaaacacctgttaaaaaaatgaaaaaaaattacatcatttaaaaaaaagtatataaatagTTCAAAAATATGCAAATAAGTGATTTTGTGCCCACTGGATCTAAAATCAATACGATTGGCTGCAACAAGTGATAAGTGGGGTTACTCACACCCCCACCGTTAAAGTAAAAAATATCTCAGAATAGGAAGTAGTGCAATTATACGCTAGGAAACGAATTTTACTCAGCGAATCAAGCTATAGGTACCTGTTGTGGTGTGTGCCAGGCGGTGTGCCATAGGGCGGTGGCACTGAGAGAGTTGGTTAGTGTTTTTTGCATTCATAGATAATTTTATCTGGTTTTATAGGGGATTCATGCCTCTGTATTTATGATTTTAAATAAAAGAATGTATATGTGACGGTACATATAGGCGCATAAGTGTTTTCTggtatataaatagttaccttagaaacttttcaaatatgtatgtcatgagagtatattactgttaattttgcaaaaaaaaagtcttgtaataagtgaaatagttttaaaagtccctaaactgaaaaaatgctcctttatttctaGATAAAATATTATCATCATACatagtactagggacataatttaaacgttgtaataaccgggacaaatgggcaaataaaatgtgtgggttttatgtatcgaaGAACATATTATTTTAATCACTTCACCCCAAAACGGTTTTTACCCCAACAGACGAGtgtttttcacctttcagtgctcatccctttcatttgtcaATAGCTTAatgactactaatcacaatgaaatgatctatatcttgttttttttttttttcaccaccaattaggctttttggggttaatatttgttttcagtaatgactttgttttctatgcattttaaagggaaaaacaaggaaa contains:
- the ARL9 gene encoding ADP-ribosylation factor-like protein 9 isoform X2, which encodes MEKRIKKAKTTQCTHVVVLGLDGSGKTSVLNSMTASKGKFVTTPTGGVNAMCVSNGNSKMEFLEIGGSENLRPYWKMYLSRAFAVIFVVDSADHSRLPLAKRHLHQLIQQDTVLPLIVLANKQDLENAYHITEIHDALALSEICENRKLFLIGTHVTKDDSQISSGILDAKEFLAQLLSESSAKKS